A genomic segment from Nocardia cyriacigeorgica GUH-2 encodes:
- a CDS encoding ferredoxin reductase, which translates to MVDLINLVQTLTTPHPLDRYLELVRPMLTARDMRAEIVRVDRSVPGTVSLSLRPTRQWAGFRAGQFVQIGVVIDGVRHTRCYSPVNSQHQRDRRIDLTIRVHPEGLVSRYLHRAAEPGLVVDLAPASGVFHLPDERPDRVLLISGGSGITPVLSMLRTLTEEGYTGPVVFLHYARSPEYVPHRAELDAIAAANPNVSVQMRYPELDGSAFDYDELERTAPWFADAHTYLCGPAPLMDSVRRVFDAEQLGDRLHTEEFTVSVAPVDAADAHGTITFSASGVSADDTGESLLEQAEAAGLNPEYGCRMGICFSCTAVRRTGCTRNLRTGETDADPDQPIQLCVSAAVGDVDIDI; encoded by the coding sequence ATGGTGGATCTCATCAATCTGGTGCAGACCCTGACCACACCGCATCCGCTCGACCGCTATCTGGAGCTGGTGCGCCCGATGCTCACCGCCCGGGATATGCGGGCGGAGATCGTGCGGGTGGACCGTTCGGTGCCCGGTACGGTCTCGCTGTCACTGCGGCCGACGCGTCAGTGGGCCGGCTTCCGGGCCGGCCAGTTCGTGCAGATCGGCGTCGTCATCGACGGGGTGCGCCACACCCGCTGCTATTCACCGGTGAATTCGCAGCACCAGCGCGACCGTCGCATCGACCTGACCATCCGGGTGCATCCGGAAGGCCTGGTGTCGCGCTATCTGCACCGCGCCGCCGAGCCGGGGCTGGTCGTCGATCTGGCACCCGCCTCGGGTGTGTTCCATCTACCCGACGAGCGCCCCGACCGGGTACTGCTGATCAGTGGCGGCAGCGGCATCACGCCGGTGCTGTCGATGCTGCGCACCCTCACCGAAGAGGGCTACACCGGTCCGGTGGTGTTCCTGCATTACGCCCGTTCGCCGGAATACGTGCCGCACCGCGCGGAACTGGACGCCATCGCCGCCGCCAATCCGAATGTCAGCGTGCAGATGCGGTACCCGGAGCTGGACGGCAGTGCGTTCGACTACGACGAACTGGAGCGGACCGCACCGTGGTTCGCCGACGCGCATACTTACCTGTGCGGTCCGGCGCCGCTGATGGATTCGGTGCGCCGGGTGTTCGACGCCGAACAGCTCGGCGACCGCCTGCACACCGAGGAATTCACCGTCTCGGTGGCACCGGTCGACGCCGCCGACGCGCACGGCACCATCACCTTCTCCGCCAGTGGCGTCAGCGCCGACGACACCGGCGAGAGCCTGCTCGAACAGGCCGAGGCGGCCGGGCTGAACCCGGAATACGGCTGCCGGATGGGGATCTGCTTCTCCTGCACCGCCGTCCGGCGCACCGGCTGCACCCGCAACCTGCGCACCGGTGAGACCGACGCCGATCCCGATCAGCCCATCCAACTCTGCGTCAGCGCCGCCGTCGGCGACGTCGACATCGACATCTGA
- a CDS encoding fatty acid desaturase family protein has protein sequence MTILTETKDGPLVLTPEQVEEIGRALDELRDRVVADLGERDREYIYSIIKAQRGFEVAGRGLMYLGFLPPFWLAGVAALGVSKILDNMEIGHNVMHGQYDWMREQGLNSRVFEWDTVCPADQWKHSHNYMHHTYTNIHGRDRDIGYGILRIDEDQKWNPYYLGNPLYAFLLMVFFEWGVMLHDLEADNIIQGKRKWSDLKPLIKGQLRKSGRQVLKDYIIFPALTGPLFVSTLAGNFTANLVRNLWAYSIIFCGHFPSGVQTFTEEETEFETRGEWYVRQMLGSANITGGKLFHIMSGNLSHQIEHHLFPDLPANRYPEIAPEVKALCEKYGLPYNTGPLGKQIASVWAKIFQLALPPQLLESRFAALLPAALRKRKAPGVIVMRQRKATEVGV, from the coding sequence ATGACCATTCTGACCGAGACCAAGGACGGCCCGCTCGTCCTCACCCCGGAGCAGGTCGAGGAGATCGGCCGCGCGCTCGATGAGCTGCGCGATCGCGTCGTCGCCGACCTCGGTGAGCGCGACCGCGAATACATCTACTCGATCATCAAGGCACAGCGCGGTTTCGAGGTCGCCGGCCGCGGCCTGATGTATCTGGGCTTCCTGCCGCCGTTCTGGCTGGCCGGTGTCGCCGCGCTCGGTGTGTCGAAGATCCTCGACAACATGGAGATCGGCCACAACGTCATGCACGGCCAGTACGACTGGATGCGTGAACAGGGCCTCAATTCCCGGGTGTTCGAATGGGATACGGTCTGCCCGGCCGATCAGTGGAAGCATTCGCACAACTACATGCACCACACCTACACCAACATCCACGGGCGCGACCGCGACATCGGCTACGGCATCCTGCGCATCGACGAGGATCAGAAGTGGAATCCGTACTACCTGGGCAACCCGCTGTACGCGTTCCTGCTGATGGTCTTCTTCGAGTGGGGCGTGATGCTGCACGACCTGGAGGCCGACAACATCATCCAGGGCAAGCGCAAGTGGTCGGATCTGAAGCCGCTGATCAAGGGGCAGCTGCGCAAGTCCGGCCGGCAGGTGCTCAAGGACTACATCATCTTCCCGGCGCTGACCGGGCCGCTGTTCGTCAGCACACTGGCGGGCAACTTCACCGCGAACCTGGTCCGCAACCTGTGGGCGTACTCGATCATCTTCTGCGGACACTTCCCCTCGGGCGTACAGACGTTCACCGAGGAAGAGACCGAGTTCGAGACCCGCGGTGAGTGGTACGTGCGCCAGATGCTCGGCTCGGCCAACATCACCGGCGGCAAACTGTTCCACATCATGTCCGGCAACCTGTCGCACCAGATCGAGCACCATCTGTTCCCGGACCTGCCCGCCAACCGGTACCCGGAGATCGCGCCCGAGGTGAAGGCGCTGTGCGAGAAATACGGCCTGCCGTACAACACCGGGCCGCTCGGCAAGCAGATCGCTTCGGTGTGGGCGAAGATTTTCCAGCTGGCATTGCCGCCGCAACTGCTCGAATCCCGTTTCGCCGCCCTGCTGCCCGCTGCACTACGGAAGCGAAAGGCCCCCGGTGTTATCGTGATGCGACAGCGGAAGGCTACCGAAGTGGGCGTGTAA
- a CDS encoding MFS transporter: MTEFITTYRSFSKPSRMLMINQFAINTGFFMLMPYLAGYMAGPLGLAAWAVGLVLGIRNFSQQGMFLVGGTLADRLGYKPLIVAGCLLRTGGFALLAFADSLPALLIASAATGFAGALFNPAVRAYLAVDSADRRVEAFAMFNIFYQAGILFGPVVGLALMAFDFRATAAGSAVVFALLTIAQLRALPQHEAEKKSASVLDDWRVVLANRPFLLFSAAMIGCYVLSFQVYLALPMQANRVVGAEAATTLMTAVFVVSGLIAIAGQLRITRWFAARWGRPHSLVLGMGILAAAFVPLLLVPGTALGTPVAIAAMLATAAVLGVGAAAVFPFEMDTVVALCGDRLVATHYGLYNTIVGVGILLGNLGTGTILDAARAAGVSSLAWAGLIAIGAVSTGGLALLARAGRLDAPVPVG; encoded by the coding sequence GTGACCGAGTTCATCACCACCTACCGCAGCTTCAGCAAGCCGAGCCGGATGCTGATGATCAATCAGTTCGCCATCAACACCGGCTTCTTCATGCTGATGCCGTATCTGGCCGGCTATATGGCGGGGCCGCTGGGGCTGGCGGCGTGGGCGGTGGGGCTGGTGCTCGGTATCCGCAACTTCAGCCAGCAGGGCATGTTCCTGGTCGGCGGCACGCTGGCCGACCGGCTCGGCTACAAGCCGCTGATCGTGGCCGGATGTCTGTTGCGCACCGGCGGATTCGCCCTGCTGGCCTTCGCCGATTCGCTGCCCGCGCTGCTCATCGCCTCGGCCGCGACCGGATTCGCGGGCGCGCTGTTCAACCCGGCCGTCCGGGCCTATCTGGCGGTGGACTCCGCCGATCGCCGGGTCGAGGCCTTCGCCATGTTCAACATCTTCTACCAGGCCGGGATCCTGTTCGGCCCGGTGGTCGGATTGGCCTTGATGGCCTTCGATTTCCGTGCCACCGCCGCCGGATCGGCCGTGGTGTTCGCGCTGCTGACCATCGCCCAGTTGCGCGCACTGCCGCAGCACGAGGCGGAGAAGAAGTCGGCCTCGGTGCTCGACGACTGGCGAGTCGTGCTGGCCAACCGGCCGTTCCTGCTGTTCTCCGCGGCCATGATCGGCTGCTATGTGCTGTCGTTCCAGGTGTATCTGGCGCTACCGATGCAGGCCAACCGGGTGGTGGGCGCCGAGGCCGCGACCACGCTGATGACGGCGGTGTTCGTGGTGTCGGGGCTGATCGCCATCGCGGGTCAGCTGCGCATCACTCGCTGGTTCGCCGCACGCTGGGGCCGGCCGCACAGCCTGGTGCTGGGCATGGGCATCCTGGCGGCCGCGTTCGTGCCGTTGCTGCTGGTGCCGGGTACCGCGCTCGGCACACCGGTGGCGATCGCGGCCATGCTGGCGACTGCGGCGGTGCTCGGGGTCGGCGCGGCGGCGGTGTTCCCGTTCGAGATGGACACGGTGGTGGCGCTGTGCGGTGACCGGCTGGTGGCCACCCATTACGGGCTGTACAACACCATCGTCGGCGTCGGCATCCTGCTCGGCAATCTGGGCACCGGAACCATCCTGGACGCGGCGCGGGCGGCCGGCGTCAGCTCACTGGCCTGGGCCGGCCTGATCGCGATCGGGGCGGTCTCCACAGGAGGGCTGGCCCTGCTCGCCCGCGCCGGGCGGCTGGACGCCCCGGTTCCCGTGGGCTGA
- a CDS encoding ABC transporter ATP-binding protein produces MDDMTMEPIIEIENLTRQFVLRRKDGDRWRRRREVLTAVDRMSFRVERGAAVGYIGANGAGKSTTIKMLTGILVPTSGQVRTCGLEPVRQRRQLASRVGVVFGQRSQLWWDLPLRESFSILSAIHRLDTEIARKRTHELVEQLEMSDTLDTPVRQLSLGQRMRAEVAAALLHSPDLVILDEPTIGLDVLSKQRLREFLRDERTQRGTTLLLTTHDMGDIERLCDRVLVVDHGKLVYDGTLAGLGATVGARRVLVVDLAEATPDLSDLPGATLVSSEGGGVRQRLAFDAETTTAASLLAAVSARAEVRDLSIEEPEIEDIVRRIYQSAR; encoded by the coding sequence ATGGACGACATGACGATGGAACCGATCATTGAGATCGAGAATCTGACAAGGCAATTCGTACTGCGGCGCAAGGACGGCGACCGCTGGCGCAGGCGGCGCGAGGTACTCACCGCGGTCGACCGGATGAGTTTCCGGGTCGAGCGCGGCGCCGCCGTCGGCTATATCGGCGCGAACGGCGCCGGCAAGTCCACCACCATCAAGATGCTGACCGGCATCCTGGTACCGACCTCCGGGCAGGTGCGCACCTGCGGGCTCGAGCCGGTACGCCAGCGCAGGCAACTCGCGAGCCGGGTCGGGGTGGTGTTCGGGCAGCGCTCGCAGCTGTGGTGGGATCTGCCGCTGCGCGAATCGTTTTCGATTCTGTCGGCGATCCACCGGCTCGATACCGAGATCGCCCGCAAACGCACGCACGAGCTGGTCGAACAGCTGGAGATGAGCGACACCCTCGACACACCCGTGCGTCAGCTGTCGCTGGGCCAGCGGATGCGCGCGGAGGTCGCGGCGGCGCTACTGCACTCCCCCGACCTGGTGATCCTGGACGAGCCGACCATCGGACTCGATGTGCTGTCCAAGCAGCGGTTGCGGGAATTCCTGCGCGATGAGCGCACCCAGCGCGGCACCACCCTGCTGCTGACGACCCATGACATGGGCGATATCGAACGCCTCTGCGACCGGGTGCTGGTCGTCGATCACGGCAAGCTGGTCTACGACGGCACGCTGGCCGGGCTCGGCGCGACCGTCGGCGCGCGCCGGGTCCTGGTGGTCGACCTCGCCGAAGCTACACCGGATCTGAGCGATCTGCCGGGCGCCACCCTGGTGTCCAGCGAAGGCGGCGGGGTGCGGCAGCGGCTGGCCTTCGATGCCGAAACCACCACCGCCGCATCGCTGCTCGCCGCCGTCTCGGCGCGCGCGGAGGTGCGGGATCTGTCCATCGAGGAACCCGAGATCGAGGACATCGTGCGCCGGATCTACCAGTCGGCCCGCTGA
- a CDS encoding PLP-dependent cysteine synthase family protein translates to MVGNTPVLWITEPLAPSGRGFWAKLEGANPGGMKDRTALHMVERACARGELAPGAPIIESTSGTLGLGLALAGMVHGHPVTLVTDPGLEPLMRHMLAAYGARVELVDRAHPVGGWQQARRDRVAELLAEDPAAWCPDQYRNPDNRDAYRSLALELVAQLGRVDVLVCSVGTGGHSAGVARVLREYFPDLRLVGVDTVASTIFGQPAGQRLMRGLGSSIHPDNVDYAAFDEIHWVAPAEAVWACRALTATHHASGGWSVGAVALVAGWLARISEPDVRIAAVFPDGPLRYFDTVYNDDYCRDHGLLDVAIPDEPATIAHPDDAVVTSWTRCTTVVDPRGRHRPGPASTGAHSATSPHDTTASTIQETTR, encoded by the coding sequence ATGGTGGGCAACACCCCCGTCCTGTGGATCACCGAACCGCTCGCGCCATCCGGCCGCGGCTTCTGGGCGAAACTCGAAGGCGCCAATCCGGGCGGCATGAAAGACCGCACCGCCTTGCACATGGTCGAACGCGCCTGCGCGCGCGGCGAACTCGCGCCCGGCGCCCCGATCATCGAATCCACCAGCGGCACCCTCGGTCTCGGACTCGCGTTGGCCGGGATGGTGCACGGGCATCCGGTCACCCTCGTCACCGATCCGGGCCTGGAGCCGCTGATGCGTCATATGCTCGCCGCTTACGGCGCGCGGGTGGAACTGGTCGACCGGGCACATCCGGTCGGCGGCTGGCAGCAGGCCCGCCGCGATCGAGTCGCCGAGCTGCTGGCCGAGGATCCGGCGGCCTGGTGCCCGGATCAGTACCGCAATCCCGACAACCGCGACGCCTACCGTTCGCTGGCGCTGGAACTGGTGGCGCAGCTGGGCCGCGTCGACGTGCTGGTCTGCTCGGTGGGCACCGGCGGCCACTCCGCCGGGGTGGCGCGGGTACTTCGCGAGTACTTCCCGGATCTGCGACTCGTCGGGGTCGATACGGTTGCCTCCACCATTTTCGGCCAGCCCGCAGGTCAACGGCTGATGCGCGGGCTCGGTTCCAGCATCCATCCGGACAACGTCGATTACGCCGCCTTCGACGAAATCCATTGGGTCGCACCGGCGGAAGCAGTGTGGGCGTGCCGGGCACTGACCGCCACCCACCATGCCAGCGGCGGCTGGAGTGTCGGTGCGGTCGCGCTGGTGGCCGGGTGGCTGGCCCGCATCAGCGAACCCGATGTGCGCATCGCCGCGGTGTTCCCGGACGGTCCACTGCGCTATTTCGACACCGTCTACAACGACGACTACTGCCGCGACCACGGGCTGCTCGATGTCGCGATCCCGGACGAACCGGCCACCATCGCCCATCCGGACGACGCCGTGGTCACCAGCTGGACGCGATGCACCACCGTGGTCGATCCGCGTGGGCGCCACCGCCCCGGTCCGGCGTCTACCGGCGCCCACTCCGCGACGAGCCCGCACGACACCACTGCCTCGACCATCCAGGAGACCACCCGGTGA
- a CDS encoding TetR family transcriptional regulator, protein MSEQAETRVERKERTRQALLDGTLALAAERGFAALSLREIARSAGIVPTAFYRHFASLDDLGATLVDEGVKALRLALRQVRRRPDPQLSETVRFVFDQVAEKRELFGFLTRERRGGSATLRRAIATEMQLIVRELVVDFSRISALDSWSSEDLELAADLIVSTVADGIADYVAAAPRDQQGTIDRTVYQVRLIALGMGVWKP, encoded by the coding sequence ATGAGCGAACAGGCGGAAACCCGAGTCGAGCGCAAAGAACGCACTCGACAGGCGCTGCTGGACGGGACGCTTGCCCTGGCCGCGGAGCGCGGGTTCGCCGCGCTCAGCCTGCGTGAGATCGCGCGCTCGGCCGGCATCGTGCCCACGGCGTTCTACCGGCATTTCGCCTCACTGGACGATCTGGGCGCCACCCTCGTCGACGAGGGCGTCAAGGCCCTGCGCCTGGCACTGCGGCAGGTGCGCCGCAGGCCGGACCCGCAGCTGTCGGAAACGGTGCGCTTCGTCTTCGATCAGGTGGCCGAGAAGCGCGAGCTGTTCGGTTTCCTGACCCGGGAACGCCGGGGCGGCTCGGCCACCCTGCGCCGGGCGATCGCCACGGAGATGCAGTTGATCGTGCGCGAACTGGTGGTCGACTTCTCCCGGATCAGCGCGCTGGATTCGTGGTCGTCGGAGGATCTCGAGCTGGCGGCGGACCTGATCGTGTCCACCGTGGCCGACGGCATCGCCGATTACGTCGCCGCCGCGCCCCGCGATCAGCAGGGCACCATCGACCGCACGGTGTACCAGGTCCGGCTCATCGCGCTGGGCATGGGCGTCTGGAAGCCGTAG
- a CDS encoding DUF4389 domain-containing protein, with translation MQPGNTENTGVPATSGYPVYVRGDLDPALSRWMWLVKWILAIPHYIVLFFLHIAYAIVTIIAFFAILFTGKYPRALFEFNVGVMRWSWRVSFYAWGVLGTDKYPPFSLDSKPDYPADVVVDYPERLHRGLVLVKWWLLAIPHYLLVGAMVSGTWWPMGWDDEDWSGAYAPPLLGLLVLIAVIALLFTARYPGGLFDFVVGIQRWALRVQAYSSLMRDEYPPFRLDQGAREPGMPGGPSAMQ, from the coding sequence ATGCAACCCGGCAATACCGAGAATACCGGCGTACCCGCGACATCCGGCTATCCGGTCTACGTGCGCGGCGATCTCGACCCGGCGCTGTCGCGGTGGATGTGGCTGGTGAAGTGGATTCTCGCCATTCCGCACTACATCGTGTTGTTCTTCTTGCACATCGCCTACGCGATCGTCACGATCATCGCTTTCTTCGCGATTCTGTTCACCGGCAAGTATCCGCGGGCGCTGTTCGAATTCAATGTCGGTGTGATGCGGTGGTCGTGGCGGGTCTCGTTCTATGCGTGGGGTGTGCTCGGAACCGACAAGTACCCGCCGTTCTCGCTCGATTCGAAGCCGGACTACCCGGCCGATGTGGTGGTCGACTACCCCGAACGCCTGCATCGCGGCCTGGTGCTGGTGAAGTGGTGGTTGCTGGCGATCCCGCACTATCTGCTGGTCGGCGCCATGGTCAGCGGCACCTGGTGGCCGATGGGCTGGGACGACGAGGACTGGTCGGGCGCCTACGCGCCGCCGCTGCTCGGCCTGCTGGTGCTGATCGCGGTCATCGCGTTGCTGTTCACCGCGCGCTACCCGGGCGGCCTGTTCGACTTCGTCGTCGGCATCCAGCGCTGGGCGTTGCGTGTACAGGCGTACTCCTCGCTCATGCGGGACGAGTACCCGCCGTTCCGGCTCGATCAGGGTGCCCGGGAGCCCGGAATGCCGGGCGGCCCGAGCGCCATGCAATAG
- a CDS encoding ABC transporter permease: MVDRTAAGTWLTPYRAVLRSRLDAQRSYRLSFASDLFGSLLLGLAEFAEVWVIFGSGRVLGGLDLNGALLLFGLSNTGFALAQVLFGHLDQLPTLIRLGTLDIYHLRPQPLLLQLITGDIALRRFARAIVSVAVLIAGLTRNDIDWSLGAVLLLVTALISSIALFGGLFVCAAGCQFYLIDGSELTNSFTYGGVFAATQPASVFPVPLRLLFGFAIPVAFTAYLPTIALLGVPGPAFLPAWLAWLTPLAALWVWLIALGMWRLGTRHYQGGGG, encoded by the coding sequence GTGGTTGACCGAACCGCGGCAGGCACCTGGCTCACCCCGTATCGAGCGGTCCTGCGCTCACGCCTCGACGCGCAACGCAGCTATCGGCTGTCCTTCGCCAGTGATCTGTTCGGCTCGCTGCTGCTCGGGCTGGCCGAATTCGCCGAGGTGTGGGTGATTTTCGGCAGTGGGCGGGTGCTCGGCGGGCTCGACCTGAACGGCGCGCTGCTGCTGTTCGGACTGAGCAATACCGGGTTCGCGCTGGCCCAAGTGCTGTTCGGACATCTCGACCAGCTGCCGACGCTGATCCGGCTCGGCACCCTCGACATCTATCACCTGCGCCCGCAACCGTTATTGCTGCAACTGATCACCGGCGATATCGCGCTGCGCCGCTTCGCCCGCGCGATCGTGTCGGTCGCGGTGCTCATCGCCGGGTTGACCCGCAACGACATCGACTGGTCGCTCGGCGCGGTCCTGCTGCTGGTGACGGCGCTGATCAGCTCCATCGCGCTGTTCGGCGGCTTGTTCGTCTGCGCTGCGGGCTGCCAGTTCTACCTGATCGACGGCTCCGAACTCACCAACAGCTTCACCTACGGCGGTGTATTCGCCGCGACCCAGCCCGCGTCGGTGTTCCCGGTACCGCTGCGGCTGCTGTTCGGCTTCGCCATTCCGGTCGCGTTCACGGCCTACCTGCCGACCATCGCCCTGCTCGGGGTGCCCGGGCCGGCGTTCCTGCCCGCGTGGCTGGCGTGGCTGACGCCGCTGGCGGCGCTGTGGGTCTGGCTGATCGCACTCGGGATGTGGCGGCTCGGCACCAGGCACTACCAGGGAGGTGGCGGCTAG
- a CDS encoding ABC transporter permease yields MSALDLRRSAAVYWYLAVAGFRRQWQYKLAMFAGLFTNCVFGFVRAAVMVAAVGAAGSFGAYDADSIGAYVWISQGLLGAVQFMGPNLELRERVRDGDIAIDFLRPVDVQLGYLAADLGRAACTLLPRGVPSILVGTLTFGVAMPTTPGPYLLGLISVVLAVTVSFLCLFAVTTIGFWVVETRGIEILHRTCGVFLAGLAVPIHAFPDWLRAIANATPFPSILQAPVDVLSGRVVGLDALQVVGVQFFWVVVIGALGQVLLRAGRRRLEVQGG; encoded by the coding sequence ATGTCTGCGCTCGATCTGCGCAGGTCGGCCGCGGTGTACTGGTATCTCGCGGTGGCCGGTTTCCGCAGGCAATGGCAGTACAAACTGGCCATGTTCGCGGGGTTGTTCACCAACTGTGTGTTCGGGTTCGTGCGCGCCGCGGTGATGGTGGCCGCGGTGGGAGCGGCGGGCAGTTTCGGCGCCTACGACGCCGACAGCATCGGCGCCTACGTGTGGATTTCGCAGGGTCTACTCGGCGCGGTGCAATTCATGGGCCCGAACCTCGAATTGCGCGAACGCGTCCGCGACGGTGACATCGCGATCGACTTCCTGCGCCCGGTCGACGTGCAACTGGGCTACCTCGCCGCGGACCTGGGTCGCGCGGCCTGCACCCTGCTGCCGCGTGGTGTGCCGAGCATCCTGGTCGGCACCCTCACCTTCGGCGTGGCGATGCCGACGACGCCGGGGCCCTATCTGCTGGGGCTGATCAGTGTGGTGCTGGCGGTCACGGTGTCGTTCCTGTGCCTGTTCGCGGTGACGACTATCGGATTCTGGGTGGTGGAGACGCGCGGCATCGAGATTCTGCACCGGACCTGCGGGGTGTTCCTGGCCGGTCTGGCGGTCCCGATTCACGCGTTTCCGGACTGGCTGCGCGCCATCGCGAACGCCACGCCCTTTCCGTCGATCCTGCAAGCGCCGGTCGACGTACTGTCGGGCCGGGTCGTCGGCCTCGACGCGCTCCAAGTGGTCGGAGTGCAGTTCTTCTGGGTGGTGGTGATCGGCGCACTCGGCCAGGTGCTGTTGCGGGCCGGACGACGCAGGCTCGAGGTGCAAGGTGGTTGA
- a CDS encoding MFS transporter, with protein MSEVDVRGAAGTGRGQVVAWGLWDWGSAAFNAVILTFVFSVYLTDSVGDDLPGGISASAWLGWALGIAGLVVALTAPISGQRFDATANRKRSLGVLTALTVAAMGAMFFVHDDYRDLWLGLVLLGFGSACFELANVPYNAMLRQVSTPSTVGRVSGFGWAMGYFGGIFLLLICYLGFIAGDGDRRGLFGIPTDDGLNIRLVAVLAAVWFATFALPVLFAVPEVVRTGADPGAASAGLLGSYRVLWRDLRELWIDDRRTVGFLLASAIFRDGLAGVFTFGAVLAVGVYGFADDDVLLFGIAANVVAALGAVVAGRFDDRVGPKRVIVVSLVSMLICGTALLVVSGPVMFWVFGLLLTVFVGPAQSSARSFLARLAPAGREGQLFGLYTTTGRAVSFLAPMLFGFFAWAFATDRAGIVGLLVVLALGLLALLAVPGPDPVRESAGFAEDK; from the coding sequence ATGAGCGAGGTCGACGTGCGCGGTGCGGCCGGAACCGGGCGCGGCCAGGTGGTGGCGTGGGGGCTGTGGGACTGGGGATCGGCCGCTTTCAACGCCGTCATCTTGACCTTCGTGTTCTCGGTGTATCTGACCGACAGCGTGGGCGACGATCTGCCGGGCGGGATCTCGGCCAGCGCGTGGCTGGGCTGGGCGCTCGGTATCGCCGGGCTGGTGGTCGCGCTCACCGCGCCGATCAGCGGACAGCGCTTCGACGCGACGGCCAACCGCAAACGGTCCCTCGGCGTGCTCACCGCGCTGACGGTCGCCGCGATGGGCGCGATGTTCTTCGTCCACGACGACTACCGCGATCTGTGGCTGGGACTGGTGCTGCTCGGCTTCGGCTCGGCCTGTTTCGAGCTGGCCAACGTGCCCTACAACGCCATGCTGCGCCAGGTATCCACCCCGTCCACGGTGGGCCGGGTCTCCGGATTCGGCTGGGCCATGGGCTATTTCGGCGGCATCTTCCTGCTGCTGATCTGCTACCTCGGCTTCATTGCCGGCGACGGCGACCGGCGCGGGCTGTTCGGCATCCCCACCGATGACGGCCTCAATATCCGGCTGGTCGCGGTGCTGGCCGCGGTGTGGTTCGCGACGTTCGCGCTGCCGGTGTTGTTCGCCGTGCCCGAAGTGGTGCGCACCGGCGCCGACCCCGGCGCGGCGAGCGCCGGATTGCTCGGCTCCTACCGGGTGCTGTGGCGCGACCTGCGTGAGCTGTGGATCGACGACCGGCGCACCGTCGGATTCCTGTTGGCCAGCGCCATCTTCCGCGACGGCCTGGCGGGGGTGTTCACCTTCGGCGCGGTGCTGGCGGTCGGTGTGTACGGCTTCGCCGATGACGATGTGCTGCTGTTCGGCATCGCCGCCAATGTGGTCGCGGCGCTGGGCGCGGTCGTCGCGGGACGTTTCGACGACCGGGTCGGCCCGAAGCGGGTGATCGTGGTGTCGCTGGTGTCGATGCTGATCTGCGGCACCGCGCTGCTGGTGGTCTCCGGTCCGGTCATGTTCTGGGTGTTCGGCCTGCTGCTGACAGTGTTCGTCGGACCGGCCCAATCCTCGGCCCGCTCGTTCCTGGCCCGGCTCGCGCCCGCGGGACGGGAAGGCCAGCTGTTCGGCCTCTACACCACCACCGGCCGGGCGGTGTCGTTCCTGGCGCCGATGCTGTTCGGCTTCTTCGCCTGGGCCTTCGCCACCGACCGCGCGGGCATTGTGGGCCTGCTCGTGGTGCTCGCGCTCGGGCTACTCGCCCTGCTCGCCGTTCCCGGGCCGGACCCGGTGCGGGAATCCGCGGGTTTCGCCGAGGACAAATGA
- a CDS encoding excalibur calcium-binding domain-containing protein, producing the protein MVKSRPVLVILGALLAAVLVLTMSGCGSGKKRRSSSSSHSAATTSAQPFQNCTQVWDAGKAPLRKGSPGYTTQLDQLDGKNDGVACADRPAGTSTTKRVVPGAATQSAPTPTVAPGGTASGGSSHPRTTQSPKHTTSGGSGSSSKSGSGSGSGSRSGSGSRSGSSRR; encoded by the coding sequence ATGGTCAAGTCCCGGCCTGTGCTCGTGATACTCGGCGCATTGCTCGCCGCCGTCCTGGTGCTGACGATGAGTGGCTGCGGCTCCGGTAAGAAGCGCCGCTCGTCGAGTTCCTCGCATTCGGCGGCCACCACCAGCGCGCAGCCGTTCCAGAACTGCACCCAGGTCTGGGATGCCGGCAAGGCGCCGCTGCGCAAGGGCTCGCCGGGCTACACGACCCAGCTCGATCAGCTCGACGGCAAGAACGACGGCGTCGCCTGTGCCGATCGGCCGGCCGGTACCTCGACCACCAAGCGGGTGGTGCCGGGTGCGGCCACCCAGTCCGCGCCCACCCCGACGGTCGCACCCGGCGGCACCGCCTCGGGCGGGTCGTCCCATCCGCGCACCACGCAGTCGCCGAAACACACCACCAGCGGAGGCTCGGGCTCGAGCAGCAAGTCGGGCTCCGGTTCCGGGTCGGGCAGTCGCTCCGGGTCCGGCAGTCGCTCCGGTTCCAGCCGCCGCTAG